A region of the Leptospira inadai serovar Lyme str. 10 genome:
CTTCGTCAATACTGGAGATCACAAGGATCGATTGATTGCCCGAGACTCTCAAGGAAAAAATATGTAGTCCCACGCCCAGAGTAACGGAAGAGAGCATCAAAATATACAATAAGTATGTTTCACTGGTCGGGCGAAAAAGGCCTGTAAGCGATAAAGATGAGATAAACATCCAAAAAAACCACCAAGCAAGGATGAATGCCAATACTACTCCGGCCTTCCTTAAAAGGATCAGAGAGATCGATATATTTAATACACCCGCGATTAGAATTATTTCCGACATATATTTACTCATCTTTCCTTTTTAACATTCATGAATATCTTTAACGCGAAAGAGATTGCAGATTATCTAGAACCGAAACCGGAAAAAATCGTTTTTAAAGTTTTAAAAAAAATTAAAATATCCAGCCAAAGCGAAAATCTTTTAATATAAAAGAAATCGTATTCGAGTTTCACTTTCATCCCGTCCACTTCCGCAGCATAACCTTGTTCCACTTGTGCCCAGCCGGAAATTCCAGGTCTAACGACATGTCGGTAAGCAAAAAAGGGAACATCCCTTTCATACCATTCGGATAATTCCATAGATTCCGGTCTGGGTCCTATAAAACTCATATCACCGATCAACACGTTAAATAATTGTGGGATCTCATCAATTCTATAGCGTCTCAGGATTCGTCCGACCTTAGTGATTCTGGGATCGTTTGTGCCTTCGGTAAAACCCTTTCCCTTAATCTCCATATGCATGGTCCTAAACTTAAAAACAGTAAAGGGCTTTCCCCGAAATCCCATTCTTTTCTGACTAAAAATCGGAGATCCTTTTGTTTCCCATCGGATTAAGATAGCTGTGATTAACATAATCGGAAGAAAAATAGGCAGCAAAAGTAAGGCCGCTATAAAATCGATCAGCCTCTTTAACCTTTCATATACGATGGAGGGTAGTAAGGTTCCCAACTCATTTTCGGATAAATGATTGATCTTAACTCTTCCGCTTAAGGATTCTATAATCTGTTTAGTATGATACACGGGAATTCTAGACAGCGTACATCTAGCTATAAATTTTTCCCATTCAGGCGTTAAGTTTTCCGATCGAAGATCCGCCACTACTCCGTCGAATCTCTCCTTTCCTAAATCGGGAACCTGCAAAAAAAAGAATTCCGTGCCATGAACGGCTTCGAGTTCCGAAGCTTCGCCAAACGGGATAATAGCGAGCCGTTGCGTCCTATATCTATGCCCTAAAAAATAACCCACGTAACACCAAAGCAGAGTTACCGCAGCACCGGAAATTATTCCCTGAACACTATATTCGATGCGATTTAACAAATAAATAGCGATCATCAAGCTAAATACGATCGTCGTCGTCGGAAGAACGTATGCCGCCGATTGTGCTCCAGGATATCGAACCAATTTTCTTAACGAACTAGCGACAAGACAGAAAGAAATTAATACTCCGAATAAAGTATTCAAACTATTCGAGTCGATTCGGTTCCAAAAATCCAATCCCCAACGCGGAATTACCGTACCGAAGATGATTAATATTATACCTGTTATCAACTGAAAGATGGTGCTCAACAAGATCTGCTCGTGAAGCCTGGAATGACGCCTAGTATACATATTTTAATATATTATTAAATATTTATATTCAAATATTCTTCTTTGGATATGAACTTAGGATCGTATCCGCAGCGGAACGAGTCGAAAATCTTCGTTCCAGTAGATTTTTTGAATTTTTACCGAATTCTTTACGTTTTTCGTCGTCAAGACAAGTAACTGCATTTTCATAGAATAAATCATCGTCACCAGAAATCGACACCAAGCCAGCCTGAGCATCTTGAATAATGCCCTGAAGGTCGTTCCCCGAATTTACGGAACCCAATATAGGCTTTCCTTCGACCATATAGCCGAGAATCTTTCCGGGAAAATTATGAGTCTGATGTAAAGAACTTAAAGTAAATAGTCCGACATCGAATTCAGATAACATTTTCCGATATTCGTCCTGAGATACAGGATCGAGAAGAGAAATATTTCGGATATTTTCCGCTTCAATCGATTCTTTAATAAACGCAACCTCGTCTCCTGCACCGACTAACACAAAATATGCTTTGGAATGAACCTGCATCCTCTTTGCCAAACTTACTATATTTGTCATTCCTTGAGCTTTACCAAGATTTCCACCATAAAAATAGACTACCTTATTTTCCAAATTTAACGATTTTCTATAAATGTCGCTTTTGCCCTTAAACTGCAAATCACTCCCCCAATTATATAGAACCTGAATATTGGGAAACCTGGATTGATTACTAAGAAACCATTTTAAATTCGCGGGGGACTGAATCCCGATCTGATCCGCCATGCTGTAGTTTATTTTTTCGAAATACCGAAAAAAATGCGCAATCATGGAATTTTTTCCGATTATGCCATTGTCTATTACCCATTGCGGAAATAAATCGCGCAAGATAAGATAGGAAGGAGCGCCCCACAGTTTTTTTAATCTACCGATTAAACATGACCAAAAAATGGAGGGCGAATAATAAACAATATAGTCGTGCTTGTTCCGCATAAAATATTCTTTTAGGAAAACCCAAGCCCGCCACGGTAGCAGAATTTCGTTTATCAATCGTTTAAATTTCGATACGTTTTTTATTTGCCCTGAGTAGAATTTCAGTACCGTTATGTTGCCTAATTTCGTTAGAGAATATCGCTCTCCAATTCCTATACCAGGTGTAATAACGGTAACTTCGTGATTTCTAGAATCGAACTCTATTGCGAGTTCATGCATCATCTTGGCGGCGACCTTAATACTTTCCGGAAGATAGTCGTCTACTATCATACATATTTTCATGTTCTATCTTTAATTTTTTCTCCAAACAGTGCGATTAACGTAGTGTGTATAACTTTGCACTAGCTTAGCTATTTTCTGGGAAACTAAACCTCCTTTATAATCTTCTACAATAGTATTATTTTGCATCGCATGTTGGCTAGTTACAATTTTTATAGATGATAGAATGCTTTCCTTTCGCAGTCCGCTCATGACCAAAGTTCCCACATCCATTCCTTCCGGCCGCTCGTGAGCGTTTCTTATAGTAACTGCAGGAAGATTCAATAAAGAAGCCTCCTCGGTTATCGTACCACTATCGGAAAGGATACAGTAGGAGGAAATTTGAAGTTTAATATAATCGAGAAAGCCGAACGGTTTCAGAAAGACAATCAGTGGGTGCAACTTAAGCCCTTGAATATTTTCTAATTTTTTTCGCGTGCGTGGATGCGTAGAAACGACGACCGGATAGCCATATTCGTCGCTTATGGCATTCAATGACTCTAGCAAATTTTCCAGATTTTCGCGAGAGTCTACATTCTCCTCACGATGAGCGCTAACAATAAAGTACTTCCCCTTCTTCAATTCAAGCCGTTCGACCGCATCGGAAATTTGAATCTTCGGCATATAATAATTGAGAACTTCGTCCATATGGGAACCGGTCTTTATGACCGTTTCCGGGCTGATTCCTTCCGATAGCAAATAACGTCTTGCGTGCTCCGTTAGAACTAAATTTATATCACTCAAATGATCGACAACTTTTCGGTTGAGTTCCTCGGGAACTCTCTGATCGAAACATCGGTTCCCGGCTTCCATGTGGAAGATAGGAATCTTTCTTCTTTTCGCGGAAATTACGGATAAACAAGTATTCGTATCGCCGTACAACAATAAAGCGTCCGGTTTTTCTATTTCGAAAACTTCATCAGATTTAGTTAATATTTGCGCAATCGTAACGGCGACCGAATCCCCCGCGACATTTAAAAAATAATCCGGCTTTCTAATTTCAAGATCCTCAAAGAACACTTGATTCAATTCATAATCGTAGTTTTGACCTGAGTGAACCAATATATGCTTAAAATTTCGATCCAATTCAGCAATAACCCGGCTCATTTTTATTAATTCCGGACGCGTACCGACGATCGTCATGACCTTAAGCATTAAGGTTCTCCAGAATGAAATCCAACTTTAACAAAAGCTCCTTTATTTCGGATACGTCGAGACGTTTCGTGTTATGAGAAGTATAATCGTCCAATTGAGAAACCTTCTGTTCACCCTCCACAAAATATTTGTTATAATTCAGATCCCGATTATCGGCCGGAATTCTATAATAGCGTCCCATATCCTCGGCTTTTGCCATCTCTTCCCTAGACACAAGGGACTCATAGAGCTTTTCACCATGCCGAGTTCCT
Encoded here:
- the wecB gene encoding non-hydrolyzing UDP-N-acetylglucosamine 2-epimerase is translated as MLKVMTIVGTRPELIKMSRVIAELDRNFKHILVHSGQNYDYELNQVFFEDLEIRKPDYFLNVAGDSVAVTIAQILTKSDEVFEIEKPDALLLYGDTNTCLSVISAKRRKIPIFHMEAGNRCFDQRVPEELNRKVVDHLSDINLVLTEHARRYLLSEGISPETVIKTGSHMDEVLNYYMPKIQISDAVERLELKKGKYFIVSAHREENVDSRENLENLLESLNAISDEYGYPVVVSTHPRTRKKLENIQGLKLHPLIVFLKPFGFLDYIKLQISSYCILSDSGTITEEASLLNLPAVTIRNAHERPEGMDVGTLVMSGLRKESILSSIKIVTSQHAMQNNTIVEDYKGGLVSQKIAKLVQSYTHYVNRTVWRKN
- a CDS encoding glycosyltransferase family 4 protein; protein product: MKICMIVDDYLPESIKVAAKMMHELAIEFDSRNHEVTVITPGIGIGERYSLTKLGNITVLKFYSGQIKNVSKFKRLINEILLPWRAWVFLKEYFMRNKHDYIVYYSPSIFWSCLIGRLKKLWGAPSYLILRDLFPQWVIDNGIIGKNSMIAHFFRYFEKINYSMADQIGIQSPANLKWFLSNQSRFPNIQVLYNWGSDLQFKGKSDIYRKSLNLENKVVYFYGGNLGKAQGMTNIVSLAKRMQVHSKAYFVLVGAGDEVAFIKESIEAENIRNISLLDPVSQDEYRKMLSEFDVGLFTLSSLHQTHNFPGKILGYMVEGKPILGSVNSGNDLQGIIQDAQAGLVSISGDDDLFYENAVTCLDDEKRKEFGKNSKNLLERRFSTRSAADTILSSYPKKNI
- a CDS encoding sugar transferase, whose protein sequence is MYTRRHSRLHEQILLSTIFQLITGIILIIFGTVIPRWGLDFWNRIDSNSLNTLFGVLISFCLVASSLRKLVRYPGAQSAAYVLPTTTIVFSLMIAIYLLNRIEYSVQGIISGAAVTLLWCYVGYFLGHRYRTQRLAIIPFGEASELEAVHGTEFFFLQVPDLGKERFDGVVADLRSENLTPEWEKFIARCTLSRIPVYHTKQIIESLSGRVKINHLSENELGTLLPSIVYERLKRLIDFIAALLLLPIFLPIMLITAILIRWETKGSPIFSQKRMGFRGKPFTVFKFRTMHMEIKGKGFTEGTNDPRITKVGRILRRYRIDEIPQLFNVLIGDMSFIGPRPESMELSEWYERDVPFFAYRHVVRPGISGWAQVEQGYAAEVDGMKVKLEYDFFYIKRFSLWLDILIFFKTLKTIFSGFGSR